The following are from one region of the Hyla sarda isolate aHylSar1 chromosome 6, aHylSar1.hap1, whole genome shotgun sequence genome:
- the LOC130277255 gene encoding calreticulin-like isoform X4, with translation MKLDDGIRIPDDPPTETAVSREEIQKVDNEEEKEDEEEGDEDKEDEEKDQAAVTIRSSSRRRTILSRLRALFCCCRGTEEE, from the exons ATGAAACTGGATGACGGGATCAGGATCCCGGATGACCCC CCCACAGAGACCGCCGTGAGTCGTGAGG aaattcagaaggtaGACAacgaggaggagaaagaggacgAGGAGGAAGGAGACGAGGATAAAGAGGACGAGGAGAAAGACCAGGCCGCAGTTACCATCAG aagcagcagcaggaggaggacCATCCTGTCCAG GCTGAGGGCGCTGTTCTGCTGCTGCCGCGGCACCGAGGAAGAGTAA
- the LOC130277255 gene encoding ryanodine receptor 1-like isoform X2 — MKLDDGIRIPDDPPTETAVSREAEIQKVDNEEEKEDEEEGDEDKEDEEKDQAAVTIRSSSRRRTILSRLRALFCCCRGTEEE; from the exons ATGAAACTGGATGACGGGATCAGGATCCCGGATGACCCC CCCACAGAGACCGCCGTGAGTCGTGAGG cagaaattcagaaggtaGACAacgaggaggagaaagaggacgAGGAGGAAGGAGACGAGGATAAAGAGGACGAGGAGAAAGACCAGGCCGCAGTTACCATCAG aagcagcagcaggaggaggacCATCCTGTCCAG GCTGAGGGCGCTGTTCTGCTGCTGCCGCGGCACCGAGGAAGAGTAA
- the LOC130277255 gene encoding uncharacterized protein LOC130277255 isoform X1 produces the protein MKLDDGIRIPDDPPTETAVSREAEIQKVDNEEEKEDEEEGDEDKEDEEKDQAAVTISRSSSRRRTILSRLRALFCCCRGTEEE, from the exons ATGAAACTGGATGACGGGATCAGGATCCCGGATGACCCC CCCACAGAGACCGCCGTGAGTCGTGAGG cagaaattcagaaggtaGACAacgaggaggagaaagaggacgAGGAGGAAGGAGACGAGGATAAAGAGGACGAGGAGAAAGACCAGGCCGCAGTTACCATCAG cagaagcagcagcaggaggaggacCATCCTGTCCAG GCTGAGGGCGCTGTTCTGCTGCTGCCGCGGCACCGAGGAAGAGTAA
- the LOC130277255 gene encoding calreticulin-like isoform X3, with protein MKLDDGIRIPDDPPTETAVSREEIQKVDNEEEKEDEEEGDEDKEDEEKDQAAVTISRSSSRRRTILSRLRALFCCCRGTEEE; from the exons ATGAAACTGGATGACGGGATCAGGATCCCGGATGACCCC CCCACAGAGACCGCCGTGAGTCGTGAGG aaattcagaaggtaGACAacgaggaggagaaagaggacgAGGAGGAAGGAGACGAGGATAAAGAGGACGAGGAGAAAGACCAGGCCGCAGTTACCATCAG cagaagcagcagcaggaggaggacCATCCTGTCCAG GCTGAGGGCGCTGTTCTGCTGCTGCCGCGGCACCGAGGAAGAGTAA